The Thermotoga sp. Ku-13t genomic sequence ACGAGGGAATCTCCTTTCGGTTTTCCCTGCGTGGTGAAACCCCGCAAGGAAGGTTCGAGCATAGGTGTGCACATATGTGACGGTCCAGAAGAACTCGAAGAGAGTTTGAAAACAGAATTGAAGCTCTATGGGGAAATGATCCTGCAACGGTACATAGATGGCAGGGAACTCACGGTATCCGTGATAGAAATGGATGGTGAACTGAGAATACTTCCGATACTCGAGTTGAGGCCGAAGCGCAGGTTCTACGACTACATAGCCAAGTACACGCCGAACATGACAGAGTTCGTCCTTCCAGCCCCGCTGACGGAGGAGGAGTACAGAGCGGTCTGTGACTCCTGTTTGAAAGCCTTCAGAACGTGTGAGTGCAGAGGTTTTGCGAGGATAGACGGAATCCTGAAGGATGGCACGTTCTACTTTCTGGAGATCAACACGATACCCGGTATGACGGATCTGAGTGACATGCCAGCGTCCGCTCGTGCGGCGGGAATGAGTTTTGAAGATCTGATCGACGCGATAGTGAAGACGGTGAAAAGATGAGGGCAACTGTGGAACTGCCACTGCTCTCTTTCTGGCTGAGGTTCTGCGATAAACTGATTGGATCGTCCGAGTACAGTTTTGGAAACGTCTATTTTTCT encodes the following:
- a CDS encoding D-alanine--D-alanine ligase encodes the protein MKIAVLMGGISREREISLRSGENVVKALRKLGHDVTPIDVRENFLQVLPTLRGFDLVFIALHGKFGEDGTVQALLDWLGVPYTGSGVVASALCFDKLMTYRVVEKFVPVPEYIVVDKPTRESPFGFPCVVKPRKEGSSIGVHICDGPEELEESLKTELKLYGEMILQRYIDGRELTVSVIEMDGELRILPILELRPKRRFYDYIAKYTPNMTEFVLPAPLTEEEYRAVCDSCLKAFRTCECRGFARIDGILKDGTFYFLEINTIPGMTDLSDMPASARAAGMSFEDLIDAIVKTVKR